The following are from one region of the bacterium genome:
- a CDS encoding ABC transporter ATP-binding protein: protein MPHLIEVDRLTKIYQLGEVQVHALRGINVQIDTGEFVAIMGPSGSGKSTFMNILGCLDQPTTGKYRLDGTDVSQLTRNALAEIRNKRIGFVFQQFNLLSRTTALENVELPLLYNGTTNKERYDRAMHALEIVGLHERAYHYPNQLSGGQQQRVAIARALVNSPSIILADEPTGNLDSRTSIEIMGIFQKLNSQNHITIVIVTHERDIAQYAQRVVYFKDGKIKYDKPVDEHLDAVTVLEQMPASTDDEMELPVSNR from the coding sequence ATGCCGCATCTAATTGAAGTAGACCGTTTAACCAAAATATATCAACTAGGTGAAGTGCAGGTACATGCGCTTCGTGGAATTAATGTTCAAATCGATACCGGTGAATTTGTTGCCATCATGGGCCCTTCCGGTTCAGGAAAATCAACGTTCATGAATATTCTTGGTTGTTTAGACCAACCGACAACCGGAAAGTACCGACTTGATGGCACCGATGTTTCCCAGTTAACTCGGAATGCATTAGCTGAAATTAGAAATAAACGAATTGGGTTTGTATTTCAGCAGTTTAATTTATTATCGCGTACCACCGCGTTAGAAAATGTCGAACTCCCATTGCTATATAATGGTACTACTAACAAAGAACGATATGACCGGGCGATGCATGCTTTGGAAATTGTCGGATTACACGAGCGCGCCTATCATTATCCGAACCAACTTTCCGGCGGACAACAGCAACGAGTAGCTATTGCGCGCGCCTTAGTTAATTCTCCATCGATTATTCTAGCTGATGAACCAACCGGTAATCTTGATTCTCGGACAAGTATTGAAATTATGGGAATATTCCAAAAGTTGAATAGTCAAAATCATATCACCATCGTTATTGTTACCCATGAACGTGATATTGCCCAGTATGCCCAACGGGTTGTTTATTTTAAAGACGGTAAAATTAAATATGATAAACCGGTAGATGAGCATCTTGATGCAGTAACCGTTCTTGAACAGATGCCGGCATCGACCGATGACGAAATGGAGTTACCGGTCAGTAACAGGTAA
- a CDS encoding ABC transporter permease, which produces MKIGITISIAYHALGRNRTRTALTMLGIIIGVAAVIIMVGVGQGAKQSIETQIASMGTNMIVVLPGSMKSGGMRMGFGSVQTLVPSDVDAIIRECPSVLYASPMVNAAAQVVYKNQNWNTTLNGVSPSFLSIRDWQLSAGNVFTDNDVKSASKVCLLGYDVASSLFGNELPIGKTIRIQKIPFRVIGVLVARGKSGMGRSQDDVILMPYTTLMKRILNQSYISLAFVSAISQNQMKDAQAEIAVLLRQRHRIKPGADDDFSIGSQADITAMATSTSTTLTILLGSVASISLIVGGIGIMNIMLVSVRERTREIGIRMAVGAKNRDILLQFLIEAIVLSALGGFIGIILGVTGGMLISRYAQLPTVISPISILISIGFAAGIGIFFGFYPARTAARLNPIEALRYE; this is translated from the coding sequence ATGAAAATAGGAATAACGATTTCAATCGCATATCATGCTCTCGGCCGAAATCGCACGCGAACAGCATTGACTATGTTAGGGATAATTATCGGGGTCGCTGCGGTGATAATTATGGTTGGTGTTGGACAAGGAGCGAAACAATCTATTGAAACCCAAATCGCCAGTATGGGGACGAATATGATTGTCGTTTTACCCGGAAGTATGAAATCCGGCGGGATGCGGATGGGGTTCGGCAGCGTTCAAACCTTAGTCCCGTCGGATGTAGATGCGATTATCCGCGAATGCCCGTCAGTATTATATGCTTCTCCAATGGTAAATGCTGCAGCGCAAGTTGTATATAAAAATCAAAACTGGAATACGACGTTAAATGGGGTATCTCCTTCATTTTTATCTATACGCGACTGGCAGCTTAGTGCTGGCAATGTATTTACGGATAATGATGTAAAATCAGCTAGTAAAGTCTGTTTACTCGGTTACGATGTCGCATCCAGTTTATTTGGAAACGAGTTGCCAATAGGGAAAACAATTCGAATTCAGAAGATACCGTTCCGGGTAATTGGTGTTCTTGTAGCTCGGGGTAAATCAGGAATGGGGCGGAGTCAAGACGATGTTATTTTAATGCCATATACAACATTAATGAAACGGATTTTAAATCAGTCGTATATTTCGTTAGCTTTTGTTTCCGCTATATCGCAGAATCAAATGAAAGATGCTCAAGCGGAAATAGCAGTATTACTTCGGCAACGACACCGCATTAAACCGGGTGCAGATGATGATTTTTCAATAGGGAGTCAAGCTGATATTACCGCTATGGCAACATCAACTTCAACGACATTAACTATTCTTCTCGGGAGCGTAGCTTCAATTTCTCTAATCGTTGGCGGAATTGGAATAATGAATATTATGCTGGTTTCCGTTCGCGAACGGACTCGGGAAATTGGGATTCGCATGGCGGTTGGTGCGAAAAATCGAGATATTCTACTACAATTTTTGATTGAAGCGATTGTATTAAGTGCGTTAGGCGGATTCATTGGCATTATCTTAGGTGTTACCGGAGGAATGCTTATATCACGATATGCTCAGTTACCTACGGTTATTTCTCCTATTTCTATTCTCATCTCTATCGGTTTTGCAGCCGGGATCGGCATTTTTTTCGGGTTTTATCCCGCACGAACTGCTGCTCGACTGAATCCAATCGAAGCACTCCGCTACGAATAA
- a CDS encoding helix-turn-helix domain-containing protein, which produces MTRLRQGFVRQGQQLPSISLAAQFVLESALDYFRTNYTNPTCTIETCAIALSITERRLEQIFHDILGVTPKYCLIRMRIKTALWLKQNNPRLRIKDVYQNSGFNNQSTFAREFMKILHPKRNIRQIHHIKYLLNRPNHLKVICNCPKCNECDQWLYSGI; this is translated from the coding sequence ATGACCAGACTTCGCCAAGGCTTCGTCCGGCAGGGACAGCAACTTCCGTCAATTTCTCTAGCAGCCCAATTCGTACTTGAATCTGCTCTCGATTATTTCAGAACTAATTACACTAACCCTACTTGCACCATAGAAACCTGCGCAATCGCATTATCGATAACCGAACGAAGATTAGAACAAATATTCCACGATATTCTTGGGGTAACTCCGAAATATTGCTTAATCCGAATGCGGATTAAAACCGCGCTATGGTTAAAACAGAATAATCCGAGGTTGCGCATTAAAGACGTTTATCAAAATAGCGGATTTAATAATCAATCAACCTTTGCTCGCGAGTTTATGAAGATACTTCATCCAAAACGAAATATTCGGCAGATTCATCATATTAAATATCTGCTCAATAGACCGAATCATCTAAAAGTCATTTGCAATTGCCCGAAATGTAATGAATGTGACCAATGGCTATATTCAGGCATCTAA
- a CDS encoding tetratricopeptide repeat protein: protein MCQKNHYLLLSIVIIATYVLVSIVLAGETDTTLFIQAKASLDAIQYQQALEQFQAFISQNPASADVPEAMYYVGKCQYHLKNYNQATAVFVQFLTSYPYLIKTFANTYRLLGYSYSKLNQDNLAIVSFEKFIEANPKSPYCKDALLRIANIMVRNPATYSLEDQIATYQKIIDLYPNSTEAKEAEQRIAGLNERTSRGVSLAIQDYNSVYISAWRKIEKGKRSEAITEFNKIINDSTATSLAKAHAQLQKAGLLIEIAKGEDVSTPISDITTRDAILVQARQECKKVKDYCNDKTVAESDIPSIANKMYYETYWLQRTLSEDCIINFISQELTQASSLTNFGLVLETFVPFFQNLERHLEAIRILEKVILQQKNNPYIIVCEVKLLTLYRNVGAMEQVNNLVEEMTKKYIDNPIYQNNTEFKNIIVELKNQILYLKKSQQTG, encoded by the coding sequence ATGTGTCAGAAAAATCATTATCTTCTTCTGTCAATAGTAATAATAGCAACGTATGTTCTCGTATCGATAGTTTTAGCGGGAGAAACCGACACTACCTTATTCATTCAGGCAAAAGCTTCTCTCGATGCAATACAATATCAACAAGCATTAGAGCAATTTCAAGCATTTATCAGCCAAAACCCAGCAAGCGCTGATGTGCCGGAAGCTATGTATTATGTTGGAAAATGTCAGTATCATTTAAAGAATTATAACCAAGCGACGGCTGTTTTTGTCCAGTTTCTTACGAGTTATCCTTATCTTATAAAGACATTTGCCAACACATATCGTTTGTTAGGTTATTCTTATAGCAAACTAAACCAGGATAATTTAGCAATTGTTTCATTTGAAAAGTTCATAGAAGCGAATCCGAAGTCGCCCTACTGCAAGGATGCGTTATTGCGTATTGCGAACATTATGGTCCGGAATCCAGCAACATATTCTCTCGAAGACCAGATTGCAACTTACCAGAAGATTATTGATTTATATCCTAATTCTACTGAAGCAAAAGAAGCTGAACAGCGAATCGCTGGATTAAATGAACGGACAAGTAGAGGTGTCAGTTTAGCAATCCAAGATTATAATTCGGTTTATATTTCAGCATGGCGTAAAATTGAAAAAGGTAAACGATCCGAAGCTATTACTGAATTTAATAAAATAATAAACGATTCAACCGCTACTTCGCTGGCAAAGGCGCATGCGCAATTACAAAAAGCGGGGTTATTAATTGAAATTGCTAAAGGTGAAGATGTCTCTACGCCAATATCAGACATTACAACTCGTGATGCTATTCTTGTTCAAGCCCGCCAAGAATGTAAAAAAGTAAAAGACTATTGTAACGATAAAACAGTTGCGGAAAGTGATATTCCATCAATTGCCAATAAAATGTATTATGAAACGTATTGGTTACAAAGAACTCTCTCCGAAGATTGTATTATCAATTTTATTTCTCAAGAACTTACCCAAGCGTCTTCATTAACTAATTTTGGTTTGGTTCTTGAGACATTTGTTCCATTTTTCCAGAATCTGGAAAGGCATTTGGAAGCTATTAGAATCCTCGAAAAGGTTATTCTTCAGCAAAAAAATAATCCATATATAATAGTTTGTGAGGTCAAGTTACTTACTTTATATAGAAACGTTGGAGCAATGGAACAAGTAAATAATTTGGTGGAAGAAATGACTAAAAAATACATAGATAATCCTATTTACCAAAATAACACAGAATTTAAAAATATCATAGTAGAATTAAAAAATCAGATTTTATATTTGAAAAAATCTCAACAAACCGGTTAG
- a CDS encoding DUF1573 domain-containing protein has product MDKKFIIIILIFIISLVLSNLTYSISSAQSTANEILATGLGIKFNCGINCFYEVCKLLNEPIDLNNIEQLFNGKNDKISMYDLYIAAQRKGLIAIGKRINYEGLLKLKSPAIAYVQDNHFLVIERSVGNKLRIIDPPQLPTLVTKEQFESIWQGEVLVISKPLAEKHQKKQKMANAPDIEFEEMEYDFGILEQEHKATHVFRFNNRGNKELEISRVRSSCGYAAVLLTKNKLAPGQTGKIKVSYDSGLRQGEESHLIIISSNDPDEPHIYLTIAAKIKPGTNVFPSRVFLGDIFNKNTVQKKIYLANPEDKQVKVTKLTTSSAHIFAAIDTIETKGTVISVFLRPRLILGKFNEKLVIATDNQQKPKIEVPIEGNIIGDIIAVPSKFFFGLLKEGEELTRKIALTSEGRTKFTIKKIETEVNETIADVEHITTKIIKEQELYELSLTLKPKIKSGRIQGKVLVNTDNLVQPRIEIPIYALVHSGLPIASESTIQTLSPKTDIKPIELVFFYVANCHECPEVKDELLPKLKGKYGALLTIKSYDISDIKNYELLIQYEDKYKNTDNVSMKLFIGDKCLAGKTAILKELEALIQKQLEVTSGNKTVGLTHLHQDFGGQVNQTTTSNLPVVTSIDRLTAPNKSSGYLTSDVSSVPAVIVNRFQGFNAFLIASAGLLDGLNPCAFTTIVFFISLLALVGKTKPELLTVGIFFTLAVFLTYLLLGLGALQVLSSLRSIPLVHHILRFGVAEIAFIFAVLSGYDIVVYLRTKQTNNMTMQLPKGIKEKIHQVMREKFKLKGLVVATFTTGILVSLLESVCTGQVYLPTLVFMTKDSTVKFKAYSYLLLYNLMFIIPLVIIFLLALFGVTSTWSASLTRRNLVISKSLLVLLFLT; this is encoded by the coding sequence ATGGATAAAAAATTTATCATTATTATTCTCATTTTTATTATATCATTAGTATTAAGTAATCTTACTTACTCCATCTCTTCTGCTCAAAGTACCGCAAATGAAATACTGGCCACCGGTTTGGGCATAAAATTCAATTGCGGAATAAATTGTTTCTATGAAGTATGTAAGCTTTTAAATGAGCCAATAGATTTGAATAATATAGAACAATTATTTAATGGAAAGAATGACAAGATTAGCATGTACGACCTTTATATTGCAGCGCAGAGAAAAGGATTAATTGCTATTGGTAAACGTATAAACTATGAAGGGCTTTTAAAGCTAAAAAGCCCGGCCATTGCATATGTTCAAGATAATCATTTCCTTGTAATCGAACGATCAGTTGGGAATAAGCTTAGAATTATTGATCCACCGCAGCTTCCCACTCTAGTAACGAAAGAGCAATTTGAATCTATCTGGCAAGGTGAAGTGTTAGTGATTTCAAAACCACTGGCAGAAAAACATCAGAAAAAACAAAAAATGGCAAATGCGCCAGATATCGAATTTGAAGAGATGGAATATGATTTTGGTATACTCGAACAAGAGCATAAAGCTACACATGTTTTCAGGTTTAATAATCGTGGTAACAAGGAGTTAGAGATTTCTCGGGTGCGTTCGAGCTGTGGGTATGCAGCTGTACTTTTAACGAAGAATAAACTTGCTCCGGGACAAACTGGCAAAATTAAGGTAAGTTATGATTCTGGTTTGCGTCAAGGAGAAGAATCGCATCTTATAATTATTAGTTCAAACGACCCGGATGAACCGCATATCTATTTAACAATAGCTGCAAAAATAAAACCGGGTACAAATGTCTTTCCGAGTCGGGTGTTTTTAGGCGATATCTTTAACAAGAATACTGTACAAAAGAAAATTTATCTAGCTAACCCTGAAGATAAACAAGTAAAAGTAACAAAATTGACTACTTCTTCGGCTCATATTTTTGCAGCAATCGATACTATCGAAACAAAAGGCACTGTTATTTCAGTTTTTCTTAGACCAAGATTGATATTAGGAAAATTTAACGAAAAACTCGTTATTGCTACTGATAATCAACAGAAACCCAAAATTGAAGTTCCAATAGAAGGAAATATCATCGGAGATATTATTGCTGTTCCATCAAAATTCTTCTTCGGACTGCTCAAAGAAGGGGAAGAATTAACCCGTAAAATTGCTTTGACCAGTGAAGGTCGCACGAAATTTACCATTAAAAAGATTGAAACTGAGGTAAATGAAACTATAGCAGATGTCGAACACATTACAACCAAGATAATCAAAGAGCAAGAGCTTTATGAACTCAGTTTGACATTGAAACCGAAAATTAAAAGTGGTAGAATTCAAGGAAAAGTTTTAGTTAATACCGATAATCTAGTTCAACCAAGGATAGAAATTCCTATCTATGCGTTAGTGCATTCCGGATTGCCAATTGCTAGTGAATCTACAATCCAAACACTTAGCCCAAAAACAGATATTAAGCCGATAGAATTAGTATTCTTTTATGTCGCAAATTGTCACGAGTGTCCAGAAGTCAAAGATGAACTATTGCCAAAGCTAAAAGGGAAATACGGTGCTTTACTTACAATAAAGAGCTATGATATTTCTGATATTAAGAATTATGAGCTATTGATTCAATATGAGGATAAGTACAAAAATACCGATAATGTCTCGATGAAACTCTTTATTGGCGATAAATGTCTAGCAGGGAAGACTGCAATACTTAAGGAACTAGAAGCGCTGATTCAGAAACAATTGGAAGTTACTTCTGGAAACAAGACGGTGGGTTTGACCCACCTTCATCAAGATTTTGGTGGGCAGGTAAATCAAACCACAACCTCAAATTTACCTGTTGTCACGTCAATTGACCGGCTGACAGCCCCGAATAAAAGCTCGGGATATTTGACCAGCGATGTTTCTTCCGTTCCAGCAGTGATTGTTAATCGATTTCAGGGATTCAATGCTTTTCTGATTGCTAGCGCTGGACTATTAGACGGGCTTAATCCCTGTGCTTTTACTACTATTGTCTTCTTTATTTCACTTCTAGCGCTAGTTGGGAAAACCAAGCCGGAACTGTTAACTGTTGGCATCTTTTTCACCCTTGCGGTTTTTCTAACGTATCTCCTCCTTGGATTAGGTGCGTTGCAGGTTCTTAGTAGTTTACGCAGCATTCCTTTAGTTCATCATATTCTGCGATTTGGAGTAGCAGAAATAGCATTCATTTTTGCAGTATTGAGTGGATACGATATTGTCGTTTATCTAAGAACCAAACAGACTAATAATATGACCATGCAGCTACCAAAAGGCATCAAAGAAAAAATACATCAGGTAATGCGGGAAAAATTTAAATTAAAAGGATTAGTTGTTGCAACATTTACAACCGGTATTTTAGTTTCACTCCTTGAATCAGTTTGCACCGGGCAGGTTTATCTGCCGACTTTGGTTTTTATGACCAAAGACTCTACCGTCAAATTCAAAGCATATAGCTATCTTTTGCTATATAACCTTATGTTCATCATCCCGCTAGTTATTATATTCCTGTTGGCATTATTTGGTGTTACTTCAACTTGGTCTGCTTCACTTACCCGCAGGAATCTGGTTATCTCTAAAAGTCTACTTGTCCTGCTTTTCCTAACCTAA
- the glmM gene encoding phosphoglucosamine mutase produces the protein MRNLMISVAGIRGIVGDNVTPELFAKFAAAYGSFIGGVGKKLVVGRDTRVSGEMLKFAVVAGLVSVGCDVIDIGICPTPTVGMVIKKLKADGGIVLSASHNPAEWNALKLVWNDGIFMDAETGKKFLALFEKNAIHYVPYNKLGKIIPFEKAIDLHIKAVLSVINPAIIRKKRFKVVLDTCNGAGAVIIPKLLAQLGCKVIHLNSALDGKFAHNPEPLPENLIQLSRTVKSVKADFGIATDPDVDRVAFVSEKGIPIGEENTLALCVDYLLKKKSEIRSKKSDKPVIVVNLSTSRMHDDLAEKYGAKIIRTKIGEANVARRMLKEKNCLIGGEGNGGVIYPPVHYGRDAATGVALVLEYLANSGKSLSELVQGIPQYHIVKEKFAYPREKIPVLLEKLKQKYAAEQQDLTDGLKIVYRDSWVHIRSSGTEPVIRIIAEAKTKAAAQQLCNNIRELVK, from the coding sequence ATGAGAAACTTAATGATTAGTGTTGCTGGGATTCGGGGGATTGTGGGAGATAATGTTACCCCGGAATTGTTTGCGAAATTTGCGGCTGCTTATGGTAGTTTCATCGGTGGGGTAGGGAAAAAACTTGTTGTCGGGCGGGATACCCGCGTTTCTGGTGAGATGCTGAAATTTGCGGTAGTCGCCGGGTTGGTTTCAGTCGGCTGTGATGTGATTGATATTGGAATCTGCCCAACGCCAACGGTTGGAATGGTGATTAAAAAACTGAAAGCAGACGGCGGGATTGTATTAAGCGCATCACATAATCCAGCGGAATGGAATGCGTTAAAGCTTGTCTGGAACGATGGGATTTTTATGGATGCTGAAACTGGAAAAAAGTTTTTAGCCCTATTTGAAAAGAATGCAATCCATTATGTTCCGTATAATAAATTAGGGAAAATAATTCCGTTTGAAAAAGCGATTGACCTGCATATTAAAGCAGTTCTATCAGTTATCAATCCCGCAATTATTAGAAAGAAACGGTTTAAAGTGGTATTAGATACTTGCAACGGTGCTGGCGCAGTGATTATCCCCAAATTATTAGCTCAACTCGGGTGTAAGGTTATTCATCTCAATAGCGCGCTTGATGGCAAGTTTGCGCATAATCCGGAACCGTTACCGGAAAACCTGATTCAACTCAGCAGAACAGTTAAATCTGTAAAAGCGGATTTCGGAATTGCGACTGATCCGGATGTTGACCGGGTAGCCTTTGTTTCCGAAAAGGGGATTCCGATTGGGGAAGAGAATACGTTAGCGTTATGTGTAGACTACCTACTAAAAAAGAAGTCAGAAATCAGAAGTAAGAAGTCAGATAAACCGGTTATCGTCGTTAATCTATCTACTTCTCGGATGCATGATGATTTAGCCGAAAAATACGGTGCGAAGATTATCCGCACCAAAATTGGGGAAGCGAATGTCGCTCGCAGAATGCTTAAGGAAAAGAATTGTTTAATCGGCGGGGAAGGAAACGGCGGAGTTATCTATCCGCCGGTGCATTATGGTCGCGATGCTGCGACCGGAGTAGCACTGGTGCTCGAATATCTAGCGAACTCCGGGAAATCTCTTTCTGAACTAGTGCAGGGTATCCCGCAATATCATATTGTTAAAGAGAAATTTGCATATCCACGGGAGAAAATCCCAGTATTGCTAGAGAAACTTAAACAGAAATACGCTGCTGAACAACAGGATTTGACCGATGGCTTAAAAATCGTCTATCGAGATAGCTGGGTGCATATCAGGTCTTCAGGAACCGAACCGGTTATCCGGATTATTGCCGAAGCGAAAACAAAAGCTGCAGCACAGCAACTTTGTAACAATATTCGGGAGTTAGTAAAGTAA
- the cimA gene encoding citramalate synthase — translation MRTVKIYDTTLRDGQQAEGISYSIEDKLRIAQKLDEFGVHYIEGGWPGSNPKDAGFFNRIKHIPLKTAKIAAFGSTRHAKNSVANDPNIIALLKAESPVVTIFGKSWDLHVRDALRVTPKENLEMIYDSVSYLKKQGREVIYDAEHFFDGYKSNPQYAIKTLQAAADAGAEVLVLCDTNGGTMPNELAKIITEVKKTVSIPLGIHVHNDSGVAVANSIIAVEHGIVHVQGTVNGFGERCGNADLCCIIPNLILKYGIDCIPKENLKRLTEVSRFIAETANMVPNDKQPYVGYSAFAHKGGIHVSAIQRNPETYEHIRPELVGNTRRVLVSDQAGKSNVYFKAAELGIELDKSTPEAKEIVNRIKELENLGYEFEAADGTFELLVKKAVGKHRSFFTLEGFRVIVEKRGNKIVSEATIKVRVDDKFEHTAAEGDGPVDALDHALRKALIEFYPQLKKVRLTDYKVRVLDAKAGTAAKVRVLIESTDGKNEWGTVGISENILEASWQALVDSIEYLLLKEEETKNRRMKEHKNGKNVN, via the coding sequence ATGCGAACTGTAAAAATTTATGATACTACCTTACGCGATGGTCAACAGGCGGAAGGGATAAGTTATTCGATAGAAGATAAACTCCGGATTGCGCAAAAGCTGGATGAATTTGGTGTTCATTATATCGAGGGAGGGTGGCCTGGTTCGAATCCGAAAGATGCCGGGTTTTTTAATCGAATTAAACATATTCCACTAAAAACCGCTAAAATTGCAGCGTTCGGGAGCACCCGCCATGCGAAAAACTCAGTAGCTAACGACCCGAATATTATTGCGTTGTTGAAAGCGGAATCGCCGGTAGTAACGATTTTCGGAAAAAGCTGGGATTTACATGTGCGCGATGCGCTCCGGGTTACGCCTAAAGAAAACCTCGAGATGATTTATGATTCTGTTTCTTATTTAAAAAAACAAGGCCGAGAAGTTATCTATGATGCGGAACATTTCTTCGATGGTTATAAAAGCAATCCGCAGTATGCGATTAAAACCTTACAAGCTGCAGCTGATGCTGGCGCTGAAGTGCTCGTCCTTTGCGATACAAACGGCGGAACAATGCCAAATGAATTAGCTAAAATCATTACTGAAGTTAAAAAGACGGTTTCGATCCCGCTGGGTATCCATGTGCATAATGATAGTGGAGTAGCGGTAGCGAATTCAATTATTGCCGTTGAACATGGAATTGTTCATGTTCAAGGGACCGTGAACGGGTTTGGTGAACGATGCGGAAATGCGGATTTATGCTGTATAATCCCGAATCTGATTTTAAAATATGGTATCGATTGTATCCCGAAAGAAAATCTCAAACGATTAACCGAAGTATCACGGTTTATCGCTGAGACTGCAAATATGGTTCCGAACGATAAACAGCCGTATGTTGGATATAGTGCGTTTGCGCATAAAGGCGGAATCCACGTTAGTGCCATTCAACGGAATCCGGAAACCTATGAACATATTCGTCCGGAACTGGTTGGAAATACCCGGCGAGTTTTGGTCTCCGACCAAGCCGGGAAGAGCAATGTCTATTTCAAAGCGGCAGAATTAGGGATTGAATTAGATAAATCTACTCCAGAAGCGAAAGAAATCGTTAACCGAATTAAAGAATTAGAAAATTTAGGATATGAATTTGAAGCAGCAGACGGAACGTTTGAACTGCTGGTGAAAAAAGCAGTTGGAAAACATCGGTCGTTTTTTACCCTAGAAGGGTTCCGGGTTATCGTTGAAAAACGGGGGAATAAGATTGTATCAGAAGCGACGATTAAAGTTCGGGTAGATGATAAATTCGAGCATACTGCGGCTGAAGGTGATGGACCGGTCGATGCGCTCGACCATGCGCTTCGGAAAGCGTTAATCGAGTTTTATCCGCAATTGAAAAAAGTGCGGTTGACGGATTATAAAGTTCGGGTACTTGATGCGAAAGCCGGTACCGCTGCGAAAGTCCGGGTTCTGATTGAATCTACTGACGGAAAAAATGAATGGGGTACGGTTGGCATCTCGGAAAATATACTAGAAGCATCTTGGCAAGCGCTGGTTGATAGTATTGAATATCTACTCTTAAAAGAAGAAGAAACAAAAAATAGAAGGATGAAAGAACATAAGAACGGAAAAAATGTAAACTAA
- the nrdR gene encoding transcriptional regulator NrdR, producing MRCPYCHHAEDKVIDSREAKDGMAIRRRRECERCGRRFTTYEYIEEIPLMIIKKDGRREPFSREKLLAGIQKACEKRPVATETIESMVNEIIAVLTSTVVQEIPSSRIGELVMKRLRNLDHVAYVRFASVYQEFKDTEDFLSELQALLGKKRKKRNKK from the coding sequence ATGCGGTGTCCGTATTGCCATCATGCGGAAGATAAGGTAATAGATTCTCGCGAAGCGAAAGACGGGATGGCAATACGCCGTCGCCGTGAATGTGAACGATGCGGTCGGCGGTTCACCACCTACGAATATATTGAAGAAATCCCGTTAATGATTATAAAAAAAGATGGACGCCGTGAACCATTTTCACGAGAGAAATTGCTCGCTGGAATTCAGAAAGCTTGCGAGAAACGACCGGTAGCAACCGAAACGATTGAATCTATGGTGAACGAAATTATTGCGGTGTTAACCAGCACGGTCGTTCAGGAGATACCGAGTAGTCGTATTGGTGAATTGGTGATGAAACGGTTAAGAAATCTTGACCATGTAGCGTATGTCCGATTTGCTTCGGTATATCAGGAGTTCAAAGATACCGAAGATTTCTTAAGTGAACTGCAGGCTTTATTAGGTAAAAAGAGAAAGAAAAGAAATAAAAAATAG
- a CDS encoding segregation/condensation protein A produces MAASYQVKLEVFEGPFDLLLHLIRKNEMDICAVSLSEITGQYLAYIQMMHSLDLDIAGEFLVIAATLIYIKSQKLLPQPELPPEVEEFDPEAMLLARLAEYKKYKELAMELDRKRLARELIFMRDNHRLYEAQDEEYTITATVNDLFLTYKQLSRFMEPPAVCEIDPEDYTIEAKIDYLNKLLKTRSRWKFSELVGSIASRLELAVTVLAMLELCRLKHVQLRQPQLFGEIYISKYTKRKFHGLNQVNEANKMNELEEVTSP; encoded by the coding sequence ATGGCAGCATCGTATCAGGTTAAGCTAGAAGTATTTGAGGGTCCGTTTGATTTATTACTGCATTTGATTCGAAAAAATGAGATGGATATATGCGCGGTTTCATTATCCGAAATTACCGGACAATATTTGGCATATATCCAGATGATGCATTCGTTAGATTTAGATATTGCCGGTGAGTTTTTGGTTATTGCGGCTACCCTGATATATATTAAATCCCAGAAATTATTACCGCAACCTGAGTTGCCGCCGGAAGTTGAAGAATTCGACCCGGAAGCAATGTTGCTAGCGCGATTAGCGGAATATAAGAAATATAAAGAACTGGCGATGGAACTTGATCGGAAACGGTTAGCCCGTGAACTGATATTCATGCGGGATAACCACCGGCTCTATGAAGCACAAGATGAAGAATATACGATTACCGCTACGGTGAACGATTTATTTTTAACCTATAAACAGCTGTCACGGTTTATGGAACCGCCTGCGGTATGTGAAATTGACCCGGAAGATTATACCATTGAAGCGAAAATAGATTATCTGAATAAATTACTCAAAACCAGAAGCCGATGGAAGTTTAGTGAACTTGTTGGCTCGATAGCAAGTCGGTTAGAACTAGCGGTAACCGTATTAGCGATGCTGGAATTGTGCCGATTGAAACATGTCCAGCTCCGGCAACCGCAGTTATTCGGCGAGATCTATATCTCAAAATATACAAAAAGAAAGTTCCATGGGTTAAATCAGGTAAATGAAGCAAATAAGATGAATGAATTGGAAGAAGTTACATCGCCTTAA